From Halotia branconii CENA392, the proteins below share one genomic window:
- a CDS encoding CAP domain-containing protein has translation MATFEEQVLKLTNQERAKNGLSALKPNAELNYAADKYAELMAERNYFSHTGPDGSQAWDRAKAVGFEAQTMGENIAAGQRTPEEVVKGWMDSPGHRANILNPRFTQLGVGFEKNYWVQNFGSDDINPTSKIPNSPSNSASTPAPAPKPVSTSNPGKELTGGNGNDMLIGGSGNDILRGGGGNDFLNGGNGNDRLIGGSGRDYFVLAKGAGKDIISDFNLGQRDTIVLYGATSFNQLTLSGNEIKLDNQTLGVLTGFDTTALTSSNFFFV, from the coding sequence ATGGCAACATTTGAAGAACAAGTCCTAAAACTCACTAATCAAGAACGAGCTAAGAACGGGCTTTCAGCGCTCAAACCAAATGCCGAACTCAATTATGCTGCTGACAAATATGCAGAGTTGATGGCAGAACGTAATTACTTTAGTCATACAGGCCCGGATGGTTCCCAAGCCTGGGATAGAGCCAAGGCTGTTGGCTTTGAAGCTCAAACAATGGGAGAGAATATCGCTGCTGGTCAAAGAACACCAGAAGAAGTGGTAAAAGGTTGGATGGATAGTCCAGGACACAGAGCTAATATTCTCAATCCCCGATTTACTCAGCTTGGTGTTGGGTTTGAGAAAAATTATTGGGTTCAGAACTTTGGCAGCGATGATATAAACCCTACGAGCAAGATACCAAATTCCCCATCTAACTCAGCATCGACACCAGCACCAGCACCTAAACCTGTATCTACTTCTAATCCTGGTAAAGAACTTACAGGTGGAAATGGCAATGATATGCTCATCGGTGGTTCAGGCAATGACATACTGCGGGGTGGCGGAGGTAACGATTTCCTCAATGGAGGTAATGGTAACGATCGCTTAATTGGTGGTTCAGGTAGAGACTATTTCGTTCTTGCTAAAGGAGCAGGTAAGGATATTATTAGCGACTTTAATTTAGGTCAAAGAGATACAATCGTCTTGTATGGGGCGACCTCATTTAATCAGTTAACTTTATCTGGCAATGAGATTAAACTAGATAATCAAACTCTAGGAGTTTTAACTGGATTTGATACAACAGCACTAACTTCGAGCAATTTTTTCTTTGTTTAA
- a CDS encoding DUF433 domain-containing protein translates to MSLVLEHEIPPLREDEIGVIRVGNSRVLLETVIRAFQDGASPESIVHRYSTLSLSDVYNTIGYYLRHQDTVEAYLNQREQLAESIQQRLFSIQPDLSLIRSRLLSQQNL, encoded by the coding sequence ATGAGCCTCGTTTTAGAGCATGAGATACCGCCTCTTCGAGAAGACGAAATCGGAGTAATTCGAGTTGGAAATTCCAGAGTTTTGCTAGAGACTGTGATCCGAGCGTTTCAAGATGGTGCATCCCCGGAGTCGATTGTTCATCGGTACTCAACCCTTTCCTTGTCTGATGTCTACAACACAATCGGTTACTATCTCCGACACCAAGATACTGTAGAGGCATACTTAAATCAGAGAGAGCAGTTGGCTGAATCCATACAGCAACGTTTGTTCAGCATTCAGCCTGATTTGAGTCTTATTCGTTCTCGTTTATTGTCTCAACAGAATCTATAG
- a CDS encoding DUF5615 family PIN-like protein: protein MLSLLSDENFNGDIVRGLFLRQPNLDLLRVQDIGLREVDDSAILAWAAINERILLTHDRATMPDFAYERLVKGESVVNDRMSIRQAIDELLLLVNYGEQVEWKGIVLYLPL, encoded by the coding sequence ATGTTGAGCTTGTTAAGCGATGAAAACTTTAATGGCGATATTGTTCGGGGGCTATTTTTGCGTCAACCCAATCTTGATTTACTTCGAGTTCAAGATATAGGTTTAAGAGAAGTAGACGATTCAGCAATTTTAGCTTGGGCAGCAATTAACGAGCGTATTCTTCTTACTCATGATCGTGCAACCATGCCCGACTTTGCTTATGAACGCTTGGTAAAAGGAGAATCGGTAGTCAATGATCGAATGTCTATTCGACAGGCAATTGATGAGTTATTACTACTAGTAAATTATGGTGAGCAAGTTGAGTGGAAGGGGATTGTATTGTACCTACCATTGTAA